In one window of Desulfonatronum thioautotrophicum DNA:
- a CDS encoding VCBS repeat-containing protein, with product MRHFFSYVLMAVALFTCAALPQAAKAEETPKRFAVLPFAVYGPDQYAYLGQGVQTMLTSRLKWAGRFEDVDRPVISQVVPTTPDTPEKAQAALTALDVDFLIYGSVTILGDQASLDANVLDALGNDFPHSTQVPLNDLIPALEGVARSINAQVFGRQQDQVTQAQAQAQPPRATGPAHPDLIVNEHGLGGAPYYLNPEILYAGSADAPGRWRSQALPFSSLGMVVGDADGNGSNEIFILTDNKVLAFHVQDNRLMPLGEYAAPARMQSLNINLMDITGDGFKEIIVSAILEETPRSFILNFIDRRFVLLEDRIPLYLNVVRIPPEFRPTLVGQRKGRNRLFDAGVHEVMRMGGTLELGTPLNLPREANVFNFTFLPQENDFKVVVADHRDNLRVFSANNTFQAVTEESYAGSALGLEVDETLPGLSQVHDDELTSYYYIPSRLIPVRLNRDQPWNLLVNRNISLSAQFFARYRYFPQGEIHALFWDGINLNINWKTRRIRGTVIDYGLADVMNDGRTQLFVLVNTHPGVTGFTQRRTVVLTYALDLDSLPDEGTTLDIGLE from the coding sequence ATGCGTCATTTCTTTTCGTATGTGCTCATGGCCGTTGCTTTGTTCACCTGCGCGGCTCTGCCACAAGCAGCCAAGGCGGAGGAAACACCGAAACGGTTTGCCGTACTGCCCTTTGCCGTTTACGGCCCGGATCAATACGCCTACCTGGGCCAAGGCGTGCAAACCATGCTCACCTCCCGCCTGAAATGGGCGGGCCGCTTTGAAGACGTGGATCGGCCCGTCATTTCCCAGGTCGTGCCCACCACCCCGGACACTCCGGAAAAGGCCCAGGCAGCGTTGACCGCCCTGGATGTGGACTTCCTCATCTACGGCAGCGTGACCATTCTTGGAGACCAGGCCAGCCTTGACGCTAATGTTTTGGACGCTCTGGGCAACGATTTTCCCCACTCGACCCAGGTGCCCCTGAATGACCTGATACCGGCCCTGGAGGGCGTGGCCCGCTCGATCAATGCCCAGGTATTTGGCAGACAACAGGACCAGGTGACCCAAGCACAGGCCCAGGCACAACCGCCCCGAGCAACTGGACCGGCCCACCCGGACCTGATCGTCAATGAGCACGGGCTTGGCGGTGCGCCCTACTACCTGAACCCGGAGATTCTCTACGCCGGTTCGGCTGACGCTCCTGGACGCTGGCGCAGCCAGGCACTGCCTTTTTCTTCCTTGGGAATGGTCGTTGGGGATGCCGACGGCAACGGCTCCAATGAGATCTTCATTTTAACGGACAACAAGGTCTTGGCGTTTCATGTGCAGGACAATAGGCTGATGCCCTTGGGCGAATATGCCGCCCCGGCCCGGATGCAGAGTCTGAACATCAATCTGATGGACATCACCGGCGATGGATTCAAGGAAATCATCGTCTCGGCAATCCTGGAGGAGACGCCGCGTTCATTTATCCTGAACTTCATTGACCGCCGCTTCGTCCTGCTCGAAGACCGCATTCCCCTCTACCTCAACGTGGTTCGCATCCCTCCGGAATTCCGGCCCACCTTGGTCGGTCAGCGCAAAGGCCGCAACCGGCTCTTCGATGCCGGCGTTCACGAGGTGATGCGCATGGGCGGCACCCTGGAGCTGGGTACGCCCCTCAATTTGCCGCGGGAAGCAAACGTCTTCAATTTTACCTTTTTACCCCAGGAGAACGACTTCAAGGTTGTCGTGGCCGACCATCGGGACAATTTACGGGTCTTTTCCGCGAACAACACCTTTCAGGCGGTCACCGAGGAGTCCTATGCCGGCTCCGCGCTCGGCCTGGAGGTGGACGAGACCCTGCCAGGACTGAGCCAAGTTCATGATGACGAGTTGACCAGCTACTACTACATCCCCTCCCGGCTGATCCCGGTGCGACTGAACAGGGATCAGCCCTGGAATCTGCTGGTCAATCGGAACATCTCCCTTTCGGCCCAGTTTTTCGCCCGGTACCGGTACTTCCCCCAGGGCGAAATCCATGCGCTGTTCTGGGATGGCATCAACTTGAACATCAACTGGAAAACCCGGCGTATTCGCGGAACGGTCATTGACTACGGCCTAGCTGATGTCATGAACGATGGACGCACGCAACTTT